The Candidatus Eisenbacteria bacterium genome includes the window GACAGAAGCAGCTAGCCGTCGTCGGAGCGATCGGTCGGGAGCATTTCCAGACCGGCGTCCGCATGCTCTACGCCAACCGCTTTGGCGATGCGCTACACCACTTCCAGGAGGCGGTCATCCTAGAGCCCCACGCGCTCGGCTACTTGAGCTATCTGGGGCTGGCCCTGGCCTATACCGATCGGAAGTACTCGGACGCGGCGCAGCTATGCCGTCGCGCGATCGAGTCGGAATATCACCGGCCGGAGCACTATTTCAATCTCGGTG containing:
- a CDS encoding tetratricopeptide repeat protein; this encodes MSSLNDRRQKQLAVVGAIGREHFQTGVRMLYANRFGDALHHFQEAVILEPHALGYLSYLGLALAYTDRKYSDAAQLCRRAIESEYHRPEHYFNLGEVHTLAGRRADAVKSYNQALSWNPAYEPAQDALRKLGIRKPPVVPILPRSHPVNVLLGKALRRGAKVKRPLPA